A region from the Halosolutus gelatinilyticus genome encodes:
- a CDS encoding glycerophosphodiester phosphodiesterase: MKLIADRGFAEIFPENTQTAFQNAPEHADMIEFDLRRCRSGEIVVIHDGILDAVTDASGRVDSFSATELANLNALKSGQGPPTLDSVLDTIPSSVGLNLELKEYGLAEDVVKAIRDREAHIVISSANKEILREVRVVDPDIPTALIFAINPEKNLKTAEELGCTHIQPHWVICLSTGLIERAHKKKMKTFVWTINTDVGAQILRKSGADGVIADRPVSVGQLSSYSSQEGTKFDHYSVQKIGISLLPIALSSITYPFVLVSSCLSLITQNFGTIPLNATDSGRAGRLITQSSSTVKRKLSVLLWKGKAVAIRSDGQWRGVLYLTSVRRFYSSIFSRGTVPIQFTGSEPATKVNKLWNKAQNGVLSVYAAVTDKLHNVSLSRSTVIGWWRQ, from the coding sequence ATGAAATTAATCGCTGACCGTGGATTCGCGGAAATCTTTCCTGAGAACACACAAACTGCGTTTCAAAACGCACCCGAGCACGCTGATATGATCGAATTTGACCTCCGTCGATGTCGAAGTGGGGAAATTGTGGTTATCCATGATGGAATTTTGGATGCTGTTACTGACGCAAGTGGCCGAGTAGATAGCTTTTCGGCCACAGAGCTGGCGAATCTCAACGCCCTTAAATCCGGGCAGGGACCTCCGACGCTCGATAGCGTTCTTGATACCATTCCGTCGAGTGTCGGTCTCAACCTTGAGCTTAAAGAATATGGCTTAGCGGAAGATGTTGTGAAAGCGATTCGGGACAGAGAAGCCCATATCGTGATCTCGTCGGCAAATAAGGAGATTCTCCGAGAGGTAAGGGTGGTTGATCCGGACATCCCAACCGCACTCATCTTTGCAATAAATCCAGAGAAAAATCTCAAAACCGCGGAGGAATTGGGTTGCACTCACATTCAACCCCATTGGGTTATCTGTCTATCCACGGGTCTCATTGAGCGAGCACACAAGAAGAAGATGAAAACGTTCGTGTGGACGATAAATACTGACGTTGGGGCACAAATCCTTCGGAAATCCGGTGCTGACGGCGTGATTGCTGACCGTCCAGTGTCCGTTGGCCAGCTATCCTCGTATTCCTCACAAGAAGGAACAAAATTTGACCACTACTCCGTTCAGAAGATCGGCATCTCACTACTTCCAATCGCACTCAGTAGCATTACGTATCCGTTTGTTCTGGTCAGCTCTTGTCTCTCCCTCATCACCCAGAATTTTGGAACGATCCCACTCAATGCCACCGATAGCGGACGTGCAGGCCGTCTTATCACGCAAAGCAGTTCAACGGTGAAACGAAAGCTATCGGTCCTTCTGTGGAAAGGGAAAGCAGTAGCTATACGGAGTGATGGCCAATGGCGGGGAGTATTATATCTGACTAGTGTTCGCCGATTCTACTCCTCGATATTCAGCCGAGGAACGGTCCCTATTCAGTTTACAGGATCCGAGCCGGCGACCAAAGTGAACAAGCTCTGGAACAAGGCTCAGAACGGCGTTTTGTCAGTATATGCAGCAGTGACCGACAAGCTCCACAACGTTTCCCTGAGCAGATCAACCGTTATTGGTTGGTGGAGGCAATGA
- a CDS encoding phosphatase PAP2 family protein has product MKTDTALASVVIVTALAVCTGLTMTCALCVQPRQFRRTIGELDRRLLDVAPYLGAAALFFLLKRATHKYSLEISYALDWDITDELYAVEGELVASLQDIVPEATLGFFSAMYMFGFPFLLVTAPILYFLWSSQRHLKELLIAYLFNYLLGSICYTLFIAYGPRNHLSTVDGLMYSFYPETQELTSAVSANTDVFPSLHTSLSIVVLLFAWRSRRESPRWFPIASLVVTCVVFSTMYLGIHWLLDVVAGVVLAVGSVFAAEWIVARVEGDADRVAS; this is encoded by the coding sequence ATGAAAACAGATACGGCATTAGCATCTGTTGTGATCGTGACCGCCCTCGCCGTCTGTACCGGACTGACGATGACGTGTGCTCTCTGTGTCCAGCCCCGACAGTTTCGACGAACCATCGGTGAACTCGATCGTCGACTTCTGGATGTCGCGCCTTATCTCGGCGCTGCGGCGCTGTTCTTCCTGCTGAAGCGAGCAACGCATAAGTACAGTCTGGAGATCTCGTATGCGCTTGACTGGGACATTACCGACGAACTCTACGCCGTCGAAGGCGAGCTCGTCGCCTCCCTTCAGGACATCGTCCCCGAGGCTACGCTAGGTTTCTTCTCGGCGATGTACATGTTCGGGTTCCCGTTCCTCCTGGTGACCGCACCGATCCTCTATTTCCTGTGGTCGTCCCAGCGCCACCTCAAGGAGTTGCTCATCGCGTACCTCTTCAATTACCTGCTCGGTTCGATCTGTTACACGTTGTTTATCGCGTACGGACCCCGCAACCACCTGTCGACCGTCGATGGCTTGATGTACTCCTTCTATCCGGAGACCCAGGAACTCACGTCGGCGGTCTCTGCGAACACGGACGTGTTCCCGTCGCTTCACACGTCGCTGTCGATCGTCGTCTTGCTGTTTGCTTGGCGGTCGCGCCGGGAGTCCCCACGGTGGTTCCCGATTGCATCGTTGGTGGTCACCTGTGTCGTCTTCTCGACGATGTACCTCGGCATTCACTGGTTACTCGATGTCGTGGCGGGCGTCGTGCTCGCGGTCGGATCCGTCTTCGCGGCCGAATGGATCGTCGCACGCGTGGAAGGCGATGCTGACCGGGTTGCTTCGTAG
- a CDS encoding phosphatase PAP2 family protein, with the protein MNSIVDFWMSRLISHIEMLSDDRGIGISEALHGLAQDPVLVFFALLTQLGDVWFLFLLGGVHYVAGDRFPKWGIDRRRGLFVLGLLLTYVALVGVLKQSFMVPRPPGAETPPDVQWIPSALQGVFASISTGTGYGFPSGHALGSTLVWGGFALAVRKDKRSHVWLALAGVVILIVSLSRVVLGVHYLVDVVVGTVIGIVVLGGLYTISDHGTTPGRVLVFAAGIGVLGLIHGVTFDSVAAVGSAVGAWLTWRAVGDLTPAHPLNRREVVVGFAVFGLAGGFFALLNSLKPSLPITFFGATIAVGGVVGAPLIGNRFVEQSEGR; encoded by the coding sequence ATGAACTCGATCGTCGACTTCTGGATGTCGCGCCTTATCTCCCACATAGAGATGCTCAGTGATGACCGCGGAATCGGAATCAGCGAGGCACTTCACGGGTTGGCACAGGACCCGGTTCTCGTTTTCTTTGCGCTGTTAACCCAGCTTGGCGATGTCTGGTTTCTCTTTTTGCTGGGCGGCGTACACTACGTCGCCGGCGACAGGTTCCCGAAGTGGGGGATCGACCGACGACGTGGTCTGTTCGTTCTCGGACTCTTACTGACCTACGTTGCTCTCGTCGGAGTGCTCAAGCAGTCCTTCATGGTTCCCCGACCGCCGGGGGCGGAGACTCCACCGGACGTTCAGTGGATTCCGTCCGCCCTGCAAGGGGTGTTCGCTAGTATTTCGACGGGTACGGGGTATGGGTTTCCGAGCGGCCACGCCCTCGGGAGTACGCTGGTGTGGGGTGGGTTCGCTCTCGCTGTCCGAAAAGACAAACGTTCGCATGTGTGGCTCGCGCTCGCGGGCGTCGTAATCCTCATCGTCTCGCTTTCGAGAGTCGTCTTGGGGGTTCACTACCTCGTTGACGTCGTAGTCGGAACCGTCATCGGGATAGTCGTTCTGGGAGGACTCTACACGATCAGTGATCACGGCACTACCCCTGGCCGGGTACTCGTGTTCGCCGCGGGCATTGGAGTGCTGGGATTGATTCACGGAGTTACCTTCGATAGCGTAGCTGCTGTCGGGAGCGCTGTTGGTGCGTGGCTCACTTGGCGTGCCGTCGGTGATTTGACGCCAGCCCACCCATTGAATCGCCGAGAGGTTGTTGTCGGTTTCGCCGTCTTCGGACTCGCTGGCGGCTTCTTCGCGCTCTTGAATTCCCTCAAACCGTCGCTGCCAATCACGTTTTTCGGGGCTACTATTGCCGTCGGCGGTGTCGTTGGTGCACCGCTGATTGGTAACCGATTTGTCGAGCAGTCGGAAGGTCGGTAG
- a CDS encoding universal stress protein produces the protein MTRAPSRGFSSSICRLEIADEWDATISLLYVADTNESSQTRLGTEVVDVLEQEGEEIVSNARERVAERGVSVTTDIVQGIPHEAIVQYAATHDADLVVMGTHGRDGLERYVLGSVAERVVNRATIPVLTVRAADDVTTNYPYTAVLVPTVGSDHAMAALQRGADVANRNNATVHLLSVLEEPILGLGNDRSDRDERVRELLEEATSTVQNAGVDDVVTAVKSGSVPREIASYADSEGIDLIVMGTHGRTGIDQHLLGSITERVLRTASVPVLTTNRKNPS, from the coding sequence TTGACTCGAGCGCCCTCCCGTGGATTTTCCTCGAGCATCTGCCGACTCGAGATCGCCGACGAGTGGGATGCGACCATTTCCCTGCTCTACGTCGCGGATACGAACGAGTCCAGTCAGACTCGTCTCGGTACCGAGGTCGTCGACGTTCTGGAACAGGAGGGCGAAGAGATCGTTTCGAACGCTCGCGAACGAGTCGCGGAACGCGGCGTCTCCGTCACCACGGATATCGTCCAGGGGATTCCCCACGAAGCTATCGTCCAATACGCCGCGACGCACGACGCCGACCTCGTGGTGATGGGAACCCACGGCCGGGACGGACTCGAGCGATACGTTCTCGGAAGTGTCGCGGAGCGCGTCGTCAACAGAGCGACGATACCGGTTCTGACGGTCCGCGCGGCCGACGATGTGACGACGAACTATCCGTATACCGCCGTCCTCGTCCCGACGGTCGGAAGCGATCACGCGATGGCCGCCCTGCAGCGAGGCGCGGACGTGGCGAATCGCAACAACGCCACGGTTCACCTCCTCTCCGTCCTCGAGGAGCCGATACTCGGATTAGGGAACGACCGATCCGATCGCGACGAACGGGTCCGAGAACTACTCGAGGAAGCCACGTCGACGGTACAGAACGCGGGTGTCGACGACGTCGTTACCGCCGTCAAGTCGGGATCGGTGCCGCGGGAAATCGCCTCCTACGCGGACTCGGAGGGAATCGATCTCATCGTGATGGGAACGCACGGTCGAACGGGAATCGATCAGCACCTCCTCGGGAGCATCACCGAACGGGTACTCCGAACCGCGTCGGTCCCCGTCCTGACGACGAATCGAAAAAACCCCTCGTGA
- a CDS encoding glycosyltransferase, giving the protein MKIGFFTDSYFPEIDGVTYTIKLWREELERKGHEVYVVYPDGDYEPGDREFPVRSLPNPFYAGYRIPLFRRPSTLPELDVVHCHGPASVGILGRYYARKHELPTIYTHHTPLEEYFHQNVKLESVASAMSKLYVPLENAFLESFDIVTASTERIERDVTHVPLPVGIDMEFFQPTAEDWYADADKPVIGYSGRLSMEKNVNDILEVAKEVPEYEFVVVGEGPYRASLERNAPENVELRDFLPREELPTFYSSIDAFVTASTADTLGLSTLEANACGTPVIAADVAPFDQTIGPDNGDRFEYGDLEAMADTIERCLRTDRDTRAAVEKYDVRRTLDHLEHLYRNQTSTGETPTVADDNWGFSDDSPGSLD; this is encoded by the coding sequence ATGAAAATCGGATTCTTCACGGACAGCTACTTCCCCGAGATCGACGGCGTAACGTACACGATCAAACTCTGGCGAGAAGAACTCGAACGGAAGGGCCACGAGGTCTACGTCGTCTATCCGGACGGCGACTACGAACCCGGTGATCGCGAATTTCCGGTCAGATCGCTCCCGAATCCCTTCTACGCCGGCTACCGGATTCCGCTCTTCAGGCGGCCGTCGACGCTTCCGGAACTCGACGTCGTTCACTGTCACGGTCCCGCGTCGGTCGGCATCCTCGGGCGGTACTACGCGCGAAAACACGAACTGCCGACGATTTACACCCACCACACGCCGCTCGAGGAGTACTTCCACCAGAACGTCAAACTCGAGTCGGTCGCCAGCGCCATGTCGAAACTGTACGTTCCGCTGGAGAACGCGTTCCTCGAAAGCTTCGATATCGTGACCGCCTCCACGGAGCGGATCGAACGGGACGTCACCCACGTCCCGCTCCCGGTGGGAATCGACATGGAGTTCTTCCAGCCGACCGCCGAGGACTGGTACGCCGACGCCGACAAACCGGTAATCGGGTACAGCGGCCGGCTCAGTATGGAAAAAAACGTCAACGATATTCTCGAGGTCGCAAAGGAGGTGCCGGAGTACGAGTTCGTCGTCGTCGGCGAGGGTCCCTATCGCGCCAGCCTCGAGCGGAACGCGCCGGAGAACGTCGAACTCCGAGATTTTCTCCCTCGAGAGGAGCTGCCGACGTTTTACTCCTCGATCGACGCGTTCGTGACCGCCTCGACTGCGGACACGCTCGGGCTCTCGACGCTCGAGGCCAACGCCTGTGGCACGCCCGTTATCGCGGCGGACGTCGCGCCGTTCGATCAGACGATCGGTCCCGACAACGGCGACCGATTCGAGTACGGCGATCTCGAGGCGATGGCCGACACCATCGAGCGCTGTCTCCGAACGGATCGCGACACCAGGGCGGCCGTCGAGAAGTACGATGTCCGTCGCACCCTAGATCACCTCGAGCACCTGTACCGGAACCAGACGTCGACTGGCGAGACGCCGACCGTGGCTGACGATAACTGGGGGTTTTCCGACGACTCACCGGGCTCTCTCGATTGA
- a CDS encoding glycosyltransferase family 4 protein translates to MKINHYFEFEKHVTGGIRESVVHQRKILDRLNLQYTTDPTLDADAFHCNLMGPRSVWCAKRARSRNIPIVAHTHVTAEDFGDSFRFTNVLAKPLKPYLEWAYGLADALVCPSEYNRRLIETYTDTPTTVISNGVDGEKLEGFEPLESEYRERYDLESPVVFLVGHVIKRKGLETFVELARRMPDMDFAWFGPLDLSLKGRETTRLIEESPENCTFPGYIDDIRGVYAAGDIFCFPTYEENEGIALLEAMTAGKPVLVRDIETFSWLEDGEDCLKASESGSESGIDAFVDALERLEDPDLRRRLGSNAADRSEQFSLETVANQYQSLYEEVT, encoded by the coding sequence ATGAAAATCAACCACTACTTCGAATTCGAGAAGCACGTTACCGGCGGGATCCGCGAGTCCGTCGTCCACCAGCGGAAGATACTCGACCGACTGAATCTACAGTATACGACCGATCCGACCCTCGATGCCGATGCGTTCCACTGCAACCTTATGGGCCCTCGCTCGGTCTGGTGTGCGAAACGGGCACGGTCGCGCAACATCCCGATCGTCGCCCACACGCACGTGACGGCCGAGGACTTCGGGGACAGCTTTCGGTTTACGAACGTTCTCGCCAAACCGCTGAAACCGTACCTCGAGTGGGCCTACGGACTGGCCGACGCCCTGGTCTGTCCCTCGGAGTACAACCGGCGGCTGATCGAGACCTACACGGACACCCCGACGACCGTCATCTCGAACGGCGTCGACGGCGAGAAGCTCGAGGGCTTTGAACCGCTCGAGTCGGAGTACCGCGAACGCTACGACCTCGAATCGCCCGTCGTCTTTCTCGTCGGCCACGTCATCAAACGCAAGGGCCTCGAGACGTTCGTCGAACTGGCTCGCCGGATGCCCGACATGGATTTCGCGTGGTTCGGCCCGTTGGATCTCTCGTTGAAGGGGCGCGAGACAACACGGTTGATCGAGGAATCACCGGAGAACTGTACGTTCCCCGGATACATCGACGACATTCGCGGTGTGTATGCAGCCGGTGATATCTTCTGTTTCCCGACGTACGAGGAAAACGAGGGGATCGCACTGCTGGAAGCGATGACCGCGGGCAAACCGGTTCTCGTTCGCGACATCGAGACGTTCTCGTGGCTCGAGGACGGCGAGGACTGTCTGAAAGCGTCGGAATCGGGGTCCGAATCGGGAATCGACGCGTTCGTGGACGCCCTCGAGCGACTCGAGGACCCCGACCTTCGGCGTCGACTCGGATCGAACGCGGCCGACCGGAGCGAGCAGTTCTCGCTCGAGACGGTCGCGAACCAGTATCAATCGCTGTACGAAGAGGTCACCTGA
- a CDS encoding ABC transporter permease, with the protein MDLFENLRMAWRTIRGHRLRSTLTTLGVVIGIGSVITFVTLGASLQGAIIGDLAGVAGSPTITVTNQPQGADGGPEGVGDDGPVEGGGQAVFTEYDIQQLQETKGVETVVPEGSVSLSGVTYSGQSIAKSAMTATTPAYFSHTEAGNFSAGGPFSPGEREVVLNEAAATIFEQNVTVGDSITVTRSGGKTINATVVGILEGDSGSSSGFDSDDGSQPEIYGPTDPFHQTRLDSPATGKNQHVYSQLTVVAVNYDQVDQVATRVTDYFTADSDAQGLLPSSYEVSVQTDKEVVNEMQSLVSTFTSFVTGIAVISLIVGAIGIANIMLVSVTERTREIGIMKAVGFQNRDILELFLVEAVILGLFGSVFGIILGALAGYGTTTLLALPFTFPIEWAGIAVAVGVLVGVVAGLYPAWNGARIDPIEALRYE; encoded by the coding sequence ATGGACCTCTTTGAGAATCTACGGATGGCATGGCGGACGATTCGCGGGCACCGTCTTCGTTCGACGCTGACCACACTCGGCGTCGTCATCGGCATTGGATCGGTTATCACGTTTGTCACATTAGGTGCGAGCCTTCAAGGCGCGATAATTGGCGACCTGGCTGGAGTTGCAGGTTCTCCGACGATAACAGTTACGAATCAACCGCAAGGCGCCGATGGCGGACCGGAGGGCGTCGGCGATGATGGACCGGTAGAGGGCGGCGGTCAGGCCGTCTTCACCGAGTACGACATCCAACAACTCCAGGAGACAAAAGGCGTGGAAACGGTCGTTCCAGAGGGGAGCGTATCACTCTCAGGCGTCACATATAGCGGACAGTCGATTGCAAAATCAGCAATGACGGCGACGACGCCGGCCTACTTCAGCCATACGGAGGCGGGAAATTTCTCAGCTGGTGGCCCCTTCTCACCTGGTGAACGGGAAGTCGTCCTGAACGAAGCTGCGGCGACTATCTTCGAGCAGAACGTCACTGTTGGTGACTCGATCACAGTCACTCGGAGCGGTGGTAAGACGATTAACGCAACAGTCGTCGGCATTCTCGAAGGTGATTCCGGCAGTAGCAGTGGATTCGATTCTGATGATGGTAGTCAACCCGAAATCTACGGTCCGACGGACCCGTTCCACCAGACCCGACTTGATAGTCCAGCAACGGGGAAAAATCAGCACGTCTACTCGCAGTTGACTGTCGTAGCAGTTAATTACGACCAAGTTGACCAGGTCGCTACACGTGTCACAGATTACTTCACTGCTGACTCGGATGCGCAGGGTCTTCTCCCATCGTCGTACGAAGTGAGTGTCCAGACAGACAAGGAGGTCGTCAATGAAATGCAGAGCTTGGTGAGTACCTTCACCAGCTTCGTCACGGGCATTGCGGTCATCTCGCTCATTGTCGGCGCGATCGGTATCGCTAACATCATGCTCGTGAGCGTCACCGAACGGACACGCGAGATAGGAATCATGAAAGCCGTTGGGTTCCAGAACCGTGATATCCTTGAGTTGTTCCTCGTTGAGGCAGTTATCCTGGGGCTGTTCGGATCCGTGTTCGGGATCATCCTCGGAGCACTTGCTGGGTACGGTACGACGACGTTACTCGCTCTTCCGTTCACCTTCCCGATAGAATGGGCAGGGATTGCCGTCGCCGTCGGGGTGCTCGTCGGTGTCGTTGCTGGTCTGTACCCCGCTTGGAACGGCGCTCGAATCGACCCCATCGAGGCCCTTCGTTACGAATGA
- a CDS encoding ABC transporter ATP-binding protein, which translates to MSSSDKLGVGKNERTNQAAVAVQDVRKTYQVGEPVHALDGVSLKLKRGSYTAVMGPSGSGKSTLMNLIGCLDTPTEGRVIVNGKDVTQLSSRERTRLRGSEIGFVFQTFNLMPRLTAQENIVQPMVAQKVSRSERNERAKQLLERVGLGDRADHRPNELSGGQRQRVSIARALANDPALILADEPTGNLDSETGANIMELLSELHEGGNTILMVTHERDIAEHADKIIHLLDGVIEREEIVDSPVRPTVGGGK; encoded by the coding sequence ATGTCGTCTTCTGATAAACTTGGTGTAGGGAAAAACGAACGCACGAATCAGGCAGCAGTCGCGGTTCAGGATGTCCGGAAAACATACCAGGTGGGAGAACCCGTCCATGCTCTCGACGGAGTGTCTCTCAAGTTGAAGCGTGGTTCATATACTGCCGTCATGGGTCCGAGCGGTTCAGGGAAGAGCACGCTGATGAATCTCATCGGGTGTTTAGACACTCCGACGGAGGGGCGAGTTATCGTCAACGGGAAGGACGTGACTCAACTCTCCAGTAGAGAACGAACACGGCTACGGGGCAGCGAGATTGGGTTCGTCTTTCAGACCTTCAACCTAATGCCTCGACTGACCGCCCAAGAGAACATCGTGCAGCCAATGGTCGCCCAGAAAGTTTCACGAAGTGAGCGAAATGAACGTGCGAAGCAACTCTTAGAACGTGTTGGACTCGGAGACCGGGCAGATCATCGTCCAAACGAACTATCAGGGGGTCAGCGCCAGCGGGTCTCCATCGCTCGCGCCCTCGCCAACGACCCAGCACTGATTCTCGCCGATGAACCGACGGGGAATCTGGACTCGGAAACTGGTGCCAATATCATGGAGCTACTCAGTGAACTCCACGAGGGTGGCAACACGATTCTCATGGTGACACATGAGCGCGATATCGCCGAGCACGCCGATAAGATCATCCACCTACTGGACGGTGTCATCGAACGCGAAGAGATCGTTGACTCGCCTGTACGGCCAACAGTTGGAGGTGGTAAGTAA
- a CDS encoding winged helix-turn-helix domain-containing protein, translated as MTLRSLLVDLVSTNDRKDVPDEQILNVLRENDRISMGTQDIADAVDMSRQGVENRLDELELENRVQSQKIGNVLVWDLHPDERRDVVPPEIDRLVHAFDLIRDQFAMTRRLGMYILLTGFALIFTSLSTALAATPVDPFADVLLVWGYAIAGGGGAAWFVGGGTQLATIVTEYVVYWRLTGESLRTWKENDAAASSQRGQIDVRLVVGLFVLVLIGGALVGAASDLQAGLAASSAFSGFEATVVASLFLVALVAMVLGIE; from the coding sequence ATGACACTACGCTCGCTTCTCGTTGACCTCGTGTCGACGAATGACCGGAAGGATGTTCCAGATGAGCAGATTCTGAACGTTCTTCGTGAGAACGACCGTATTTCGATGGGGACGCAGGATATCGCCGATGCAGTAGATATGTCTCGACAGGGCGTCGAGAACCGATTAGACGAGCTCGAACTCGAGAATCGAGTCCAATCACAGAAAATCGGGAACGTTCTGGTTTGGGATCTGCATCCAGATGAACGGCGAGACGTAGTTCCGCCTGAAATTGACCGCCTTGTTCACGCCTTTGACCTAATACGAGACCAGTTTGCAATGACCCGCCGACTAGGAATGTATATCCTCCTTACCGGGTTTGCCCTCATCTTCACCAGCTTGAGCACAGCACTCGCGGCAACGCCAGTCGACCCCTTTGCGGACGTACTGCTCGTGTGGGGATACGCCATCGCGGGTGGTGGTGGAGCAGCGTGGTTCGTCGGAGGTGGAACACAGCTTGCTACGATTGTTACTGAATACGTCGTCTATTGGCGGTTGACTGGAGAATCACTACGTACATGGAAAGAAAACGACGCTGCAGCATCCAGCCAACGTGGTCAGATCGATGTTCGCCTCGTGGTTGGCCTCTTTGTGCTCGTGCTCATCGGCGGCGCACTCGTTGGTGCTGCAAGTGACCTTCAGGCGGGGTTAGCTGCATCGTCTGCGTTTTCGGGGTTCGAAGCGACGGTCGTCGCTAGTCTATTTCTGGTCGCTCTTGTAGCGATGGTACTGGGAATCGAATAA
- a CDS encoding ribbon-helix-helix domain-containing protein: protein MGETHSKPVSGRVPVDIAERLDRAADETDLTRSKLVARAVEYYVDENPDRIREFYPDDSFAAFVEELCR, encoded by the coding sequence ATGGGTGAGACCCACAGCAAGCCGGTCTCGGGCCGGGTTCCGGTCGACATCGCCGAGCGACTCGATCGGGCCGCCGACGAGACCGACCTCACGAGATCGAAACTCGTCGCCCGTGCAGTCGAGTACTACGTCGACGAAAATCCGGACCGGATCCGCGAGTTCTACCCGGACGATTCGTTCGCCGCATTCGTCGAGGAGCTATGCCGATGA
- a CDS encoding tyrosine-type recombinase/integrase — MSRTNHVPEIADETDAEKLLRQLQQATEATLEPTKPQEALELYLEDKARECRKSTIDSHRSRLGFFVEWCAERGIDDLNNLSARDLHEYRVWRRDDGDLTVNSEKTQMDTLRVFVEWCETIDAVQPGLFKKVKSPSIPDEEAARETTLHVSRGKEIVAHLERFEYASVEHVGWLLLTETGVRVGTTRALDVEDYRPDAEQPHIDVVHRPETDTPIKNGPRGERRIGISAEVCAVVDDYLEHQRPDVTDEHDREPLLATSQGRVATTTIRRYVYKWSRPCAIGQECPHDRDPDECEAAVDLDRASGCPSSVTPHPIRRGYITHLLQAGVPVDVVSDRCNVSPKVIDRHYDVRTEEDKMRQRREVLDEILPDGSGDR, encoded by the coding sequence ATGAGCCGGACCAACCACGTCCCCGAAATCGCCGACGAGACGGACGCCGAGAAGCTTCTCCGCCAACTCCAACAGGCGACGGAAGCAACCCTCGAGCCGACCAAGCCCCAAGAGGCGCTCGAGCTCTACCTCGAGGACAAGGCTCGCGAGTGTCGAAAGTCGACAATCGACTCCCACAGGTCCCGACTCGGGTTCTTCGTCGAGTGGTGCGCCGAGCGGGGGATCGACGACCTCAACAACCTCTCCGCGCGCGACCTCCACGAGTATCGGGTCTGGCGACGCGACGACGGTGACCTCACCGTCAACAGTGAGAAGACGCAGATGGACACCCTCCGGGTCTTCGTCGAGTGGTGCGAGACGATCGACGCGGTGCAACCCGGCCTATTCAAGAAAGTCAAGTCGCCGTCCATTCCAGACGAGGAGGCCGCTCGCGAGACGACGCTCCACGTGAGCCGAGGGAAGGAGATCGTCGCGCACCTCGAGCGGTTCGAATACGCGTCGGTCGAGCACGTCGGCTGGCTTCTCCTGACCGAGACCGGCGTCCGGGTGGGGACGACCCGCGCTCTCGACGTCGAAGACTACCGGCCGGATGCCGAGCAGCCCCACATAGACGTTGTCCACCGGCCGGAGACCGATACGCCGATCAAGAACGGACCGAGAGGCGAGCGTCGGATCGGTATCTCCGCCGAGGTCTGCGCGGTCGTCGACGACTACCTCGAGCACCAGCGGCCGGACGTGACGGACGAGCACGATCGGGAGCCGCTGCTCGCGACGAGTCAGGGACGCGTAGCGACCACGACGATCCGGCGGTACGTCTACAAGTGGTCCCGGCCGTGCGCCATCGGACAGGAGTGTCCACACGACCGAGATCCGGACGAGTGCGAAGCTGCCGTCGATCTCGATCGGGCGTCGGGCTGTCCCTCGAGCGTGACTCCTCACCCGATCCGCCGCGGGTACATCACCCACCTGCTGCAGGCCGGCGTGCCGGTCGACGTCGTGAGCGATCGGTGTAACGTCTCGCCGAAGGTCATCGATCGGCACTACGACGTGCGGACGGAGGAGGACAAGATGCGACAGCGTCGGGAGGTGCTCGATGAGATTTTACCCGACGGTTCGGGCGACCGTTGA